In a single window of the Luteibacter rhizovicinus DSM 16549 genome:
- a CDS encoding RelA/SpoT family protein, translating to MEVVPAKKLTDVVDDGSVPPYVQALEDRVGAYLPREQVLRIRRAFLIGAAAHDGQTRKSGEPYITHPVAVAQVLAELGLDAETIIAAILHDTLEDTKLARDELAGEFGETVAELVDGVTKLDKMRFSSRQEADAESFRKMLLAMARDLRVILIKLSDRLHNMRTLGAKDGESRRRIARETLEIYAPIAQRLGMNKFKAELQDLGFKALYPDRHRIIGERIRAALGNRREAMAKIEMALEGRLAAEKIPGRAVSRIKSAWSIYSKMRGEHKSFAQLMDVYGFRVITDSAMHCYMALGAVHGLYKPVDARFKDFIAIPKGNGYQSLHTVLLGPFGAPIEIQIRTSEMESVAERGVAAHWAYKSDSGPANSAQARAREWLSALADSQANTPSAAEFLENVKIDLFPDEVYLFTPRGEIFSLPRNATALDFAYAVHTDVGDHAVAARVDKKLVPLRTRLISGQQVEIITAPSAVPNPAWLEAVVTGKARTAIRQYLKHLQHEDAVDFGHRMLDRALDARGLSLDSVPAAALDRFLDDAKLKRLEELLSEIALGNRFADQVATQLVALLGPREGSHPQAPPEHNAEKIRISGAERGVLSFGNCCHPLPGDEIVGFLSSGKGIVVHRVECPNVVEFRKTPERIVAIEWDRDVQGDYRAELRIEVLNRPGVLATVAAAIADAGSNIENVEYIERDSTAATLLFAIEVKDRKHLADVMRRVRRTGVVSGVYRHPL from the coding sequence AAGTCGTCCCTGCGAAAAAACTGACCGATGTGGTCGATGATGGCTCGGTGCCTCCCTATGTGCAGGCGCTGGAAGATCGTGTGGGCGCCTATCTGCCCCGGGAACAGGTGCTGCGCATTCGTCGCGCCTTCCTGATCGGCGCCGCCGCCCACGACGGACAGACGCGCAAATCGGGTGAGCCCTACATCACGCATCCCGTGGCCGTGGCGCAGGTACTGGCCGAGCTCGGCCTGGATGCCGAAACGATCATCGCGGCAATCCTGCACGACACCCTCGAAGACACCAAGCTGGCGCGTGACGAACTCGCCGGCGAGTTCGGCGAGACCGTCGCCGAGCTGGTCGACGGCGTCACCAAGCTGGACAAGATGCGTTTTTCCAGCCGCCAGGAAGCGGATGCCGAGAGCTTCCGGAAGATGCTGCTGGCGATGGCGCGCGACCTGCGCGTCATCCTGATCAAGTTGTCCGACCGCCTGCACAACATGCGTACGCTCGGTGCGAAAGACGGCGAGTCGCGTCGCCGCATCGCCCGTGAAACGCTCGAGATCTACGCGCCGATCGCCCAGCGCCTGGGCATGAACAAGTTCAAGGCCGAGTTGCAGGACCTCGGCTTCAAGGCGCTGTATCCGGATCGCCATCGCATCATCGGCGAGCGCATCCGCGCCGCGCTGGGCAATCGCCGCGAGGCGATGGCCAAGATCGAGATGGCGCTGGAAGGGCGCCTTGCCGCCGAGAAGATTCCCGGGCGCGCGGTGAGCCGGATCAAGTCGGCCTGGAGCATCTATTCGAAGATGCGCGGCGAGCACAAGTCGTTCGCGCAGCTGATGGATGTCTACGGCTTCCGCGTCATCACCGATTCGGCGATGCACTGCTACATGGCGCTCGGTGCCGTGCACGGCCTGTACAAGCCGGTGGATGCCCGCTTCAAGGATTTCATCGCCATTCCCAAGGGCAATGGCTACCAGTCGCTGCACACCGTGCTGCTCGGCCCCTTCGGCGCGCCGATCGAGATCCAGATCCGTACGTCGGAAATGGAATCCGTGGCCGAGCGCGGCGTCGCGGCGCACTGGGCATACAAGTCGGACTCGGGCCCCGCGAACAGTGCACAGGCACGCGCCCGCGAATGGCTTTCCGCGTTGGCCGACAGCCAGGCCAATACGCCGTCCGCGGCCGAGTTCCTCGAAAACGTCAAGATCGACCTGTTCCCGGACGAGGTCTACCTGTTTACGCCGCGCGGCGAGATCTTCTCGCTGCCGCGCAATGCCACGGCGTTGGACTTTGCGTATGCCGTGCATACCGACGTGGGCGACCATGCGGTAGCCGCACGTGTGGACAAGAAGCTGGTACCGCTGCGTACGCGCCTGATTTCCGGCCAGCAGGTGGAGATCATCACCGCGCCGTCCGCCGTGCCGAACCCGGCCTGGCTGGAAGCGGTCGTCACCGGCAAGGCGCGCACGGCGATCCGCCAGTACCTCAAGCATCTGCAGCACGAGGACGCGGTGGATTTCGGTCACCGCATGCTCGATCGCGCCCTCGACGCGCGCGGCCTGAGCCTCGACTCGGTGCCGGCCGCCGCGCTGGATCGTTTCCTCGACGACGCCAAGCTCAAGCGCCTCGAGGAGCTCCTCTCGGAGATCGCCCTCGGCAACCGTTTCGCCGACCAGGTCGCCACGCAACTCGTCGCCTTGCTCGGGCCGCGCGAGGGGAGTCATCCGCAAGCGCCGCCGGAGCACAACGCCGAGAAGATCCGCATCAGTGGTGCGGAGCGCGGCGTGCTCAGCTTCGGCAACTGCTGTCATCCGCTGCCGGGCGACGAGATCGTCGGCTTCCTGTCGTCGGGCAAGGGCATCGTCGTCCATCGTGTCGAATGCCCGAACGTGGTCGAGTTCCGCAAGACACCCGAGCGCATCGTCGCCATCGAGTGGGATCGCGACGTCCAGGGCGACTACCGCGCCGAGCTCCGCATCGAAGTCCTCAATCGTCCGGGTGTACTCGCCACCGTGGCGGCGGCCATCGCCGATGCCGGCTCGAACATCGAGAACGTCGAGTACATCGAGCGCGACAGCACGGCCGCGACGCTGCTCTTCGCCATCGAGGTGAAGGATCGCAAGCACCTGGCCGACGTGATGCGTCGTGTCCGGCGCACCGGCGTGGTCAGCGGCGTCTACCGCCACCCGTTGTAG
- a CDS encoding RidA family protein, with protein sequence MTRSTIATEKAPSAIGPYSQAVRAGNTVYFSGQIPLDPATGNLVEGDITLQTRRVFDNLVAVAEAAGGKLADIVRVGIYVTDLGNFAAVNAVMAEYFQQPYPARSTIEVSGLPKGAQVEVDAILVLP encoded by the coding sequence ATGACCCGCAGCACCATCGCCACCGAGAAGGCACCGTCGGCCATCGGCCCATATTCCCAGGCGGTTCGCGCCGGTAACACGGTGTATTTCTCGGGCCAGATCCCGCTCGATCCCGCCACCGGCAATCTTGTCGAGGGCGATATCACCCTGCAGACGCGCCGCGTGTTCGACAACCTCGTCGCCGTGGCCGAAGCCGCGGGCGGCAAGCTGGCGGATATCGTCCGCGTGGGTATCTACGTAACGGACCTGGGCAACTTCGCTGCTGTGAACGCGGTGATGGCCGAGTACTTCCAGCAGCCGTATCCGGCACGCTCGACCATCGAAGTCTCGGGCCTGCCCAAGGGCGCCCAGGTCGAAGTCGACGCGATCCTCGTCCTGCCGTAA
- the recG gene encoding ATP-dependent DNA helicase RecG, translated as MARSAATTPVAPPADPGRAPLTTLGGVGPALADTLGKLGLREVQDLWFHLPLRYEDRTTVVPIGDLRPGDRAQVEGIVEHVERGFRFRPQLKVIIGDDSGRPLLLRFFHFRKAQVDLLAKGTRLLCFGEVRQGPQGLEIVHPQYQRIEPDEAVLVDERLTPVYPTTEGLGPRRLASVISRALAHLPTDDRLELIPDEIGRPMGLTSLRNALLHVHRPPPDVDLRQLGEGTHPAQQRLAFEELLTQHLTLRRMRAAVKKRKSPALKSAGTLRDRLLAALPFALTKAQARVSKEVARDLARAHPMLRLVQGDVGSGKTVVAALAALAAIESGYQVALMAPTELLAEQHLRNFRAWLEPLGLEVEWLAGKVQGKARKSALARAAGGAHVLVGTHALMQEGVSFAKLGLVIVDEQHRFGVHQRLALRDKGAEGDLIPHQLVLTATPIPRTLAMSAYADLDVSSIDELPPGRTPVQTVAISNERRYDVMERIHAACTEGRQVYWVCTLIEESEQLNAQAAEVAHAELTIALPDLAVGLIHGRMKPKEKQAVMDAFKAGDIAVLVATTVIEVGVDVPNASLMVIENSERLGLAQLHQLRGRVGRGAIASNCVLLYQMPLSRLARERLQVMRETNDGFRIAEKDLELRGPGEVLGTRQTGQLQFRIADLTRDGHLMPEVQRVAEAMMKNHPGRCERLIARWVGDAARYVDA; from the coding sequence GTGGCCCGAAGCGCAGCGACCACGCCGGTAGCCCCGCCGGCGGATCCCGGACGCGCACCGCTGACGACACTCGGCGGTGTCGGGCCCGCGCTCGCCGACACGCTGGGCAAGCTCGGCCTGCGCGAGGTGCAGGACCTCTGGTTCCACCTTCCTCTGCGCTACGAAGACCGGACCACGGTCGTACCCATCGGCGACCTGCGTCCGGGCGACCGCGCGCAGGTGGAAGGGATCGTCGAGCACGTGGAGCGCGGCTTCCGCTTTCGTCCCCAGCTGAAGGTGATCATCGGCGACGATTCCGGCCGGCCCTTGCTGCTGCGCTTCTTCCACTTCCGCAAAGCACAGGTGGACCTGCTCGCCAAGGGCACACGCCTGCTTTGCTTTGGCGAAGTGCGACAGGGGCCGCAAGGCCTGGAGATCGTCCATCCGCAATACCAGCGCATCGAACCGGACGAAGCGGTGCTTGTCGACGAGCGCCTGACGCCGGTCTATCCGACCACCGAAGGGCTTGGCCCGCGTCGCCTCGCCAGCGTGATCTCGCGCGCCCTTGCGCATCTGCCCACCGACGACCGGCTGGAACTGATCCCTGACGAGATCGGCCGGCCCATGGGCCTGACCTCGCTGCGCAACGCCTTGCTTCATGTGCACCGTCCGCCGCCCGACGTCGACCTGCGGCAGCTGGGCGAAGGCACGCACCCGGCACAGCAGCGCCTCGCATTCGAAGAACTGCTCACCCAGCATCTCACCTTGCGGCGCATGCGTGCCGCGGTGAAGAAGCGCAAGTCGCCCGCGCTGAAGAGCGCCGGTACCTTGCGCGACCGGCTGTTGGCGGCACTGCCGTTTGCGCTCACGAAAGCGCAGGCGCGCGTCTCGAAGGAAGTCGCCCGCGATCTCGCACGCGCGCACCCGATGTTGCGTCTGGTCCAGGGCGACGTGGGTAGCGGCAAGACCGTGGTTGCCGCGCTCGCCGCGCTGGCCGCGATCGAGAGCGGATATCAGGTCGCCCTGATGGCGCCGACCGAACTGCTCGCCGAACAGCACCTGCGCAACTTCCGCGCCTGGCTGGAGCCGCTCGGCCTGGAAGTGGAGTGGCTCGCCGGTAAGGTGCAGGGCAAGGCGCGCAAGAGTGCGCTCGCTCGCGCGGCGGGCGGTGCGCACGTGCTGGTGGGAACGCATGCGCTCATGCAGGAAGGCGTCAGCTTCGCGAAGCTGGGCCTGGTCATCGTCGACGAGCAGCACCGCTTCGGCGTGCACCAGCGCCTGGCGCTGCGCGACAAGGGCGCCGAGGGTGATCTCATTCCGCACCAGCTGGTGCTCACCGCGACGCCGATTCCGCGCACGCTGGCGATGAGCGCGTACGCGGATCTCGACGTGTCGTCGATCGATGAGCTGCCGCCCGGCCGCACGCCCGTGCAGACCGTCGCCATCTCCAACGAGCGCCGCTACGACGTCATGGAGCGCATCCATGCGGCCTGCACCGAAGGGCGGCAGGTGTACTGGGTCTGCACGTTGATCGAAGAGTCCGAGCAGCTCAACGCGCAGGCGGCGGAAGTCGCGCATGCCGAGCTGACGATCGCCTTGCCCGACCTCGCCGTCGGCCTGATCCACGGCCGCATGAAGCCGAAGGAAAAGCAGGCGGTGATGGATGCGTTCAAGGCCGGCGATATCGCCGTGCTCGTCGCGACCACGGTGATCGAGGTGGGCGTGGACGTGCCCAACGCCAGCCTCATGGTGATCGAGAACAGCGAGCGCCTCGGCCTGGCGCAGTTGCACCAGTTGCGCGGTCGCGTGGGCCGCGGTGCCATCGCTTCCAATTGCGTGTTGCTCTACCAGATGCCTTTGTCGCGGCTGGCTCGCGAGCGCCTGCAGGTAATGCGTGAGACCAATGACGGGTTCCGCATCGCGGAGAAGGATCTGGAACTACGTGGCCCGGGTGAAGTGCTCGGCACGCGCCAGACCGGCCAGCTGCAGTTCCGCATCGCCGACCTCACGCGCGACGGGCACCTGATGCCGGAAGTGCAGCGGGTGGCCGAAGCGATGATGAAAAATCATCCGGGTCGCTGCGAGCGCCTCATCGCCCGCTGGGTCGGCGACGCCGCCCGCTACGTCGATGCATAA
- a CDS encoding mitochondrial fission ELM1 family protein → MLPQDACWVVTDGAAGNRRQALALAEALTPSIREIVVELRAPWSWFAPRQLPGSRMALGRDDESLQPPWPSLVIGCGRSAAWATRQIRQWSNGKTLAVQLLDPRIDPAHWDLVIAPKHDALRGENVLNPLGSLHPIDDAWLADGRDAFAPFADLPSPRLGVLIGGARRGTPFDDDAADAFLAAVKARHRADGGSVLVAASRRTPEAQRTRIRDALAGLPGVVWTDSTDGANPYPGILGWADRLVVTPDSVNMLSEACATGRPVHTFVSKPLPEKLARFHQELRSAGLLHDIDATTASTQTPLRETTAIANEVRRHLGLDEPTLL, encoded by the coding sequence ATGCTGCCCCAGGATGCCTGCTGGGTCGTGACAGACGGGGCGGCCGGCAATCGGAGGCAAGCGCTGGCCCTCGCCGAGGCCCTCACGCCGTCCATTCGCGAGATCGTGGTCGAGCTGCGCGCCCCGTGGTCGTGGTTCGCACCCCGCCAGTTGCCGGGTTCGCGCATGGCACTGGGCCGCGACGATGAGAGCCTGCAGCCACCCTGGCCAAGCCTGGTCATCGGCTGCGGTCGCAGTGCGGCCTGGGCGACGCGACAGATCCGCCAATGGTCGAACGGCAAGACATTGGCGGTGCAGTTGCTCGACCCACGGATCGATCCGGCGCACTGGGACCTGGTGATCGCGCCGAAGCACGATGCCCTCCGCGGTGAGAATGTACTCAATCCACTAGGCTCACTGCATCCCATCGACGACGCCTGGCTCGCCGACGGACGCGATGCGTTCGCGCCGTTCGCGGACCTGCCGTCGCCGCGGCTCGGTGTGTTGATCGGCGGCGCCCGGCGCGGCACGCCATTCGACGACGATGCGGCGGACGCCTTCCTCGCGGCCGTCAAGGCTCGGCATCGGGCGGATGGTGGCTCGGTCCTGGTAGCTGCGTCCCGGCGGACACCGGAGGCGCAGCGGACTCGCATTCGCGATGCGTTGGCGGGCCTGCCAGGTGTCGTGTGGACCGACAGCACGGACGGCGCCAACCCCTACCCCGGCATTCTCGGTTGGGCCGACCGGCTCGTGGTCACGCCGGACTCGGTGAACATGCTGTCCGAGGCCTGCGCGACGGGGCGACCGGTGCATACGTTCGTGTCGAAGCCGCTGCCGGAGAAGCTGGCACGGTTCCATCAGGAGCTACGCTCGGCGGGGCTGCTGCACGACATCGATGCAACCACCGCATCCACACAGACACCACTGCGCGAAACCACGGCGATTGCCAACGAGGTGCGAAGACACCTCGGCCTGGACGAGCCTACGCTCCTGTAG
- a CDS encoding malonic semialdehyde reductase codes for MSAPLSDASLDQLFLTARTYNAWQPKDVSDEQIRRLYELAKFGPTAANSSPMRIVFVKSPDAKQRLKPYLSESNAEKTMQAPVTAIVATDYAFYEKLPQLFPHADARSWFVGNEALVQASGTRNGSLQGAYLIMAARALGLDCGPMSGFDQAGVDAEFFAGTQIKSNFLINIGYGDPDTNLFGRLPRLSFDEAAQIA; via the coding sequence ATGAGCGCTCCGTTGTCCGATGCTTCGCTTGACCAGCTCTTCCTGACCGCCCGCACCTATAACGCGTGGCAGCCGAAGGACGTCAGCGACGAGCAGATCCGCCGCTTGTACGAGCTCGCCAAGTTCGGCCCCACCGCGGCCAACTCCTCGCCCATGCGCATCGTCTTCGTGAAGTCGCCGGACGCCAAGCAGCGCCTCAAGCCGTATCTCTCCGAGAGCAACGCCGAGAAGACGATGCAGGCGCCGGTCACCGCCATCGTCGCCACCGATTACGCCTTCTATGAAAAGCTGCCGCAGCTGTTCCCGCACGCCGATGCGCGTAGCTGGTTCGTCGGCAACGAAGCGCTGGTCCAGGCGTCCGGTACGCGCAACGGCTCGCTGCAGGGCGCCTACCTGATCATGGCGGCCCGCGCGCTTGGCCTCGACTGCGGCCCGATGTCCGGTTTCGACCAGGCCGGCGTGGACGCCGAGTTCTTCGCCGGTACCCAGATCAAGTCCAACTTCCTGATCAACATCGGCTACGGCGATCCGGACACCAATCTTTTCGGTCGACTGCCGCGTCTTTCCTTCGACGAAGCGGCACAAATAGCCTGA
- a CDS encoding YceI family protein: MRALRYVALAGLLATAGTAAAAPVTYKLDPGHTMVLFSWNHFGFSNPTANLGQVDGTLVYDEAAPTKSTVEATLPLAGLDTFVPKLDEHLKSADFLDAAKFPTVTFKSTKVTSAGKDKLKVVGDLTVHGVTKPVTLDVTVNKVGPHPMMKVQTAGFDATATIKRSDFGVGAYVPNVSDEIKIRITTEAHDASAADKK, encoded by the coding sequence ATGCGCGCTCTCCGTTACGTCGCCCTCGCGGGCCTGCTCGCCACCGCCGGCACCGCTGCCGCCGCTCCGGTCACCTACAAGCTGGACCCGGGCCACACCATGGTCCTGTTCAGCTGGAACCACTTCGGTTTCTCCAACCCGACCGCCAACCTCGGCCAGGTCGACGGCACCCTCGTCTACGACGAAGCCGCCCCGACCAAGTCCACCGTCGAAGCGACCCTGCCGCTCGCCGGCCTCGACACCTTCGTGCCGAAGCTCGACGAGCACCTGAAGTCGGCCGATTTCCTCGACGCCGCCAAGTTCCCGACCGTCACCTTCAAGAGCACCAAGGTCACCTCGGCCGGTAAGGACAAGCTCAAGGTCGTCGGCGACCTCACCGTGCACGGCGTCACCAAGCCGGTCACCCTCGACGTCACCGTCAACAAGGTCGGCCCGCACCCGATGATGAAGGTCCAGACCGCCGGCTTCGACGCCACGGCCACGATCAAGCGCTCGGATTTCGGCGTCGGCGCTTACGTGCCGAACGTCTCCGACGAGATCAAGATCCGCATCACCACCGAAGCGCACGACGCCTCGGCTGCCGACAAGAAGTAA
- a CDS encoding zinc-finger domain-containing protein yields the protein MHANPAAAKLIPANAENRYEVTKADLPLSCPMPGMYLWNSHPKVYLPIVDDGGTSKCPYCGANYVLKD from the coding sequence ATGCATGCCAATCCCGCGGCCGCCAAGCTGATCCCGGCCAACGCCGAGAACCGTTACGAAGTCACCAAGGCGGACCTCCCGCTGTCCTGCCCGATGCCCGGCATGTACCTGTGGAACTCGCATCCGAAGGTCTACCTGCCCATCGTCGACGATGGCGGCACCTCCAAGTGCCCCTATTGCGGCGCCAATTACGTGTTGAAAGACTGA
- a CDS encoding glycosyltransferase — MTVVQLIPTLHSGGAERSTLEIARALVAAGHRSVVVSAGGRLVAQLEAEGSEHITLPIGHKSLGTLFTVGKLRRILREVKPEIVHARSRLPAWIGWWAMRGVKPRPHFVTTVHGLNSPGRYSAILLRGERVIVVSQTLRDYVLRHYPDDIDTARIAVIPRGIDTEAFPYGYRPDETWQRGFFEEYPQLAGAPLLTLPGRGTRLKGHADAIELLADLKHRAIDARLLLLGADEPGREAYVAELRELIRARGLDDKVVISPARADVRDVFAMSALILQLSVRPESFGRTVVEALALCRPVIGYAHGGVGELLAELYPAGRVPLGDREKLVERAAELLRFAPPIPPPRSYRLVDMQEATLALYADVLQGVPAA; from the coding sequence ATGACCGTCGTACAGCTCATCCCCACCCTCCATTCCGGTGGGGCCGAGCGTTCGACCCTGGAAATCGCCAGGGCGCTGGTCGCTGCCGGGCACCGCTCGGTCGTGGTCTCCGCCGGCGGCCGTCTCGTCGCGCAGCTCGAGGCCGAGGGTAGCGAGCACATCACCCTGCCGATCGGCCACAAGTCGCTCGGCACGCTGTTCACCGTGGGCAAGCTTCGCCGCATCCTGCGCGAGGTGAAGCCCGAAATCGTCCATGCCCGTTCGCGACTGCCGGCATGGATAGGCTGGTGGGCCATGCGTGGCGTGAAGCCCCGCCCGCATTTCGTCACCACGGTGCATGGCCTGAATTCGCCGGGACGTTACAGCGCCATCCTGCTCCGCGGCGAGCGCGTGATCGTCGTGTCGCAGACCTTGCGCGACTATGTGCTCCGCCATTACCCGGACGATATCGACACGGCGCGCATCGCCGTCATTCCGCGCGGCATCGACACCGAGGCTTTTCCGTATGGCTACCGGCCCGACGAGACCTGGCAGCGCGGTTTCTTCGAGGAATATCCCCAGTTGGCCGGTGCGCCGCTACTGACCCTGCCTGGACGCGGTACGCGCCTGAAAGGTCATGCGGACGCCATCGAGCTCCTGGCCGACCTGAAGCACCGCGCCATCGACGCGCGCTTGCTTCTGCTCGGTGCGGACGAACCCGGGCGCGAGGCCTACGTGGCCGAGCTGCGTGAGCTCATCCGTGCCCGCGGCCTGGACGACAAGGTGGTGATCTCGCCGGCTCGCGCCGACGTGCGCGACGTGTTCGCCATGTCGGCGCTCATCCTTCAGCTGTCCGTGCGGCCTGAATCGTTCGGCCGGACGGTGGTCGAGGCGCTGGCCCTTTGCCGGCCAGTCATCGGTTATGCCCACGGCGGCGTGGGTGAGCTGCTGGCCGAGCTCTACCCGGCTGGTCGCGTCCCGCTGGGCGACCGCGAGAAGCTGGTCGAGCGGGCGGCCGAGTTGCTCCGTTTCGCCCCGCCCATTCCGCCGCCGCGCAGTTATCGCCTGGTCGACATGCAGGAAGCCACGCTGGCGCTTTACGCCGACGTGCTCCAGGGCGTGCCAGCCGCGTGA
- a CDS encoding O-antigen ligase family protein, which produces MSGTFARSLKAGLASPLLPIWLVPALLPFGRSAELGVFLCLVGSILLLVREPQAIRHHPGAKLFLWLFAAYAGAALVSAIDAAAPGKTWLTVAGILRFAPLGVYTCFAMRRPGKVRALYLATAVVVAIWVADAWIQAITGYGLAGASNAERLSGIFGADNLKLGPALSALAPFLLWGARERWGRRGLAIAFLLALGPVLLSGSRASWLCYGLVALGFLWNEAKTPRRFAVACVAAGASLALVALLAWQVSPRFRDRVAHTMPALSGTSEGVDAALTGRLDIWTTSLRMFAAHPVNGVGVRGFRYAYPAVANLGDHFLTIEKCAEGEGACHAHQVVLEVATETGVIGVLAWLAAVIFAVRTWWRAGTAARYRAFPATLALVVILFPLNTHMAFYSAWWGLLAAWLVSVWCAALFADLPDLEPRDGA; this is translated from the coding sequence GTGAGCGGGACCTTCGCCCGTTCGCTCAAAGCCGGCCTTGCATCGCCCCTGCTGCCGATCTGGCTCGTGCCGGCCTTGCTGCCCTTCGGTCGCAGTGCCGAGCTGGGCGTGTTCCTTTGCCTGGTCGGCAGCATCCTGCTGCTGGTTCGTGAGCCACAGGCCATTCGCCATCACCCGGGTGCGAAGCTATTCCTGTGGCTATTCGCCGCCTACGCAGGCGCGGCGCTGGTCTCGGCGATCGATGCCGCCGCGCCGGGCAAGACCTGGCTCACGGTGGCAGGCATCCTGCGCTTCGCCCCCCTGGGTGTGTACACCTGCTTCGCGATGCGCCGACCGGGTAAGGTGCGGGCCCTCTATCTGGCCACCGCCGTCGTGGTCGCGATCTGGGTCGCCGATGCCTGGATCCAGGCCATCACGGGTTACGGTCTTGCCGGTGCTTCGAATGCCGAGCGCCTCTCGGGCATCTTCGGTGCCGACAACCTGAAACTCGGCCCGGCGCTTTCCGCGCTTGCGCCCTTCCTGCTCTGGGGTGCCCGCGAGCGCTGGGGGCGTCGCGGCCTGGCGATCGCCTTCCTGCTGGCGCTCGGTCCGGTCCTACTTTCCGGGTCGCGTGCCTCGTGGCTTTGCTACGGGCTCGTCGCCCTGGGTTTTCTCTGGAACGAGGCGAAGACGCCGCGGCGGTTCGCCGTAGCGTGCGTCGCGGCAGGCGCATCGCTCGCCCTGGTTGCGCTGCTCGCTTGGCAGGTGTCGCCGCGCTTCCGTGACCGCGTCGCGCACACCATGCCGGCCCTGTCGGGCACGAGCGAAGGCGTCGACGCCGCGCTGACCGGGCGCCTGGATATCTGGACCACCTCGCTGCGCATGTTTGCCGCGCATCCGGTGAACGGCGTCGGTGTGCGCGGATTTCGCTACGCGTATCCCGCCGTGGCAAACCTGGGCGATCACTTCCTGACGATCGAGAAGTGCGCGGAGGGCGAGGGTGCCTGTCATGCCCATCAGGTCGTGCTCGAGGTGGCGACCGAGACCGGTGTCATCGGCGTGCTCGCCTGGCTGGCGGCGGTGATCTTCGCCGTGCGCACGTGGTGGCGCGCAGGGACCGCGGCGCGTTATCGCGCGTTTCCCGCTACGCTCGCCCTGGTCGTCATCCTCTTTCCGCTGAATACGCACATGGCCTTCTATTCGGCATGGTGGGGATTGCTCGCCGCCTGGCTCGTATCGGTCTGGTGTGCCGCGCTGTTCGCCGATCTGCCGGATCTGGAGCCGCGTGATGGCGCGTGA
- a CDS encoding glycosyltransferase family 2 protein translates to MAREPLSVVVTTFNNADTIEACLASVHFADDILVLDSGSTDTTRDIAAHAGARVDVKPFAGYSAQKQAAIDLALHRWVLLLDSDEALPAAAAERVCRALESPDVAGFELLRREWVFWRWQSDRARLNHYVRLFDRTRARMSGHEVHESIVVDGPVRRLDAVIDHYGERDIEGRVDKANRYSSLQVHDRRTRTPRHLRLRMVVYPTVAFLRYYLWRGHWRGGWAGFVAARVHAFYAFLKYAKLYELRVSGRLRLGASLRDEGRDE, encoded by the coding sequence ATGGCGCGTGAACCGCTCTCGGTTGTCGTTACCACGTTCAACAACGCCGACACGATCGAGGCCTGCCTGGCTTCCGTGCACTTCGCCGACGACATCCTGGTCCTGGATTCCGGGTCCACGGATACGACACGCGACATCGCCGCGCATGCGGGTGCACGCGTCGACGTGAAGCCGTTCGCCGGATACAGCGCACAGAAGCAGGCCGCGATCGATCTTGCACTCCATCGCTGGGTACTCCTGCTGGACTCCGATGAAGCGCTGCCGGCGGCCGCGGCGGAACGCGTATGCCGCGCCCTGGAATCGCCCGACGTCGCCGGTTTCGAATTGCTCCGTCGCGAATGGGTGTTCTGGCGCTGGCAGTCCGATCGCGCCAGGCTGAATCACTACGTCCGCCTGTTCGATCGCACCCGCGCGCGCATGAGCGGTCACGAAGTGCATGAGAGCATCGTCGTCGACGGGCCGGTGCGTCGTCTCGACGCGGTGATCGACCACTATGGCGAGCGCGACATCGAAGGTCGCGTGGACAAGGCCAATCGTTATTCGTCGTTGCAGGTGCATGACCGCCGCACGCGCACGCCGCGACATCTGCGTTTGCGCATGGTGGTCTACCCGACCGTGGCGTTCCTGCGTTACTACTTGTGGCGCGGTCACTGGCGGGGCGGATGGGCCGGCTTCGTCGCCGCCCGCGTGCATGCGTTCTACGCCTTCCTCAAATACGCCAAGCTCTACGAGCTTCGTGTCTCAGGCCGCCTGCGCCTCGGCGCCTCGCTGCGCGACGAAGGCCGAGACGAGTAA